The Bacillus sp. Y1 genome has a window encoding:
- a CDS encoding M14 family metallopeptidase, with amino-acid sequence MKKRFTALLGFLLVLALFTQAAFPVLATETVEAYDVIELETSRSLFSLTEARTVEVQADFGDNVDLSQLEFLFGGKSLSEWKKWTSGTNYNGEPFIKVIEEPHFVDGTTTIKATLEFGLLYNRDNLSNRTIRTQYQQFIGDYELALINPANQTKAAKTVKLNVYDQFHFYEELKPTIDQVFEEANAANDRYLEYQSLGKTVQGRDLHFVILARDQAAVDKYLNETLPTALENPESLLEKLENGTMGDYQVPVWINNIHPDEVEGVDAQVELFKKFALEEEVTFNTVVDDQEKTVTLNVDEVLDDVIFLYMFTNNPDGRVLNTRANANGFDLNRDNHYQTQIETQEVTQEIAKWTPLSFLDMHGYVSGFLIEPTTPPHNPNFEYDLLYSNMIDQAHAMGKAGISNSAYNSYEIPALDYGDGWDDMTPAYTAMYAMLHGSLGHTIETPALSQNGYDAMYGTGLGATLYVTENKDELYKNQLEIFKRGVNGEDNRAVDEYFVNANGESIGRVRGDNVNFFPEYYVIPADIAGQKNTLEATKMVEYLLRNGVKVEQTTTNTEVNGVTYPKGTYVVPMDQAKRGLANAMLYKGDDVSEWGAMYDPIVVNFPALRGFDINEVRVSNAFENKTTDVENITLPTGEVVGKTPKQVLSNTNNDTVKLVNELLRDGKVVEKAVETKGKVNKGDYIVSTKDLAGYADFYYEASPVGTTQNVKTEKLALPKVAVTGSSQLIFSLKELGFELVSQSEADVIVSDSGTFNASSLAGKSYVGMGVYALNAVKNSGLLPGYEWDYTSAGHEGLLKAKVNDHLLTSGYQADELLYTTNGAWITSVPKEAEVLTTVSSSDDFYVAGWWPGHEDAKGQTLAFTQNLEDTNITLFANDLAFRAHTQYSYRLLANSIFASVGSEIAKKGKGSVKDKFIKKNNQVEPSFFEKGRDRE; translated from the coding sequence ATGAAGAAGCGATTTACGGCTTTACTAGGGTTTTTACTAGTTTTAGCCCTATTCACACAGGCAGCATTTCCTGTTTTAGCTACTGAAACAGTCGAAGCCTACGATGTGATAGAGTTAGAGACTAGTAGGTCTTTATTCTCATTAACAGAGGCTAGAACAGTAGAAGTTCAAGCGGATTTTGGGGATAATGTTGATTTGAGTCAACTAGAGTTTCTATTTGGAGGGAAGAGCCTCTCCGAATGGAAAAAGTGGACAAGTGGGACAAATTATAATGGTGAACCTTTTATTAAGGTGATCGAAGAGCCACATTTTGTTGATGGCACAACAACCATCAAGGCAACATTAGAGTTTGGTCTTCTTTATAATAGAGACAATCTCTCAAACCGTACGATTCGTACGCAATATCAACAATTTATTGGAGACTATGAGCTAGCGTTAATAAATCCTGCAAACCAAACAAAGGCAGCCAAAACGGTCAAACTTAATGTGTATGATCAATTTCATTTCTATGAGGAATTAAAGCCAACCATTGATCAAGTATTCGAGGAAGCAAATGCAGCAAATGACCGTTATCTCGAGTACCAAAGTCTTGGTAAAACTGTACAAGGTCGGGACCTGCATTTTGTTATTTTAGCAAGAGATCAAGCCGCAGTTGATAAGTATTTGAACGAAACTTTACCTACTGCACTAGAAAATCCTGAAAGTTTATTAGAAAAGCTTGAAAATGGAACAATGGGAGATTATCAAGTTCCCGTTTGGATTAACAATATTCACCCTGATGAAGTGGAGGGTGTGGATGCACAAGTTGAGTTATTTAAGAAATTTGCCCTTGAAGAGGAAGTCACTTTTAATACGGTTGTTGACGATCAGGAAAAAACTGTGACATTGAATGTGGATGAAGTTCTTGATGATGTCATCTTCCTATATATGTTTACGAATAACCCTGATGGCAGAGTTCTTAACACAAGAGCAAATGCTAATGGATTTGACTTAAACCGTGATAATCACTATCAAACTCAAATCGAAACACAGGAAGTCACTCAAGAGATTGCGAAGTGGACTCCACTTTCCTTCCTTGATATGCATGGATATGTGAGTGGCTTCTTAATTGAACCAACTACTCCTCCACATAACCCGAACTTTGAGTATGATTTACTTTACAGCAATATGATTGACCAAGCTCATGCGATGGGGAAAGCAGGGATTAGTAATTCTGCTTATAACTCTTATGAAATTCCAGCCTTAGATTATGGGGATGGTTGGGATGATATGACTCCAGCCTATACAGCGATGTATGCGATGTTGCATGGTTCACTTGGTCACACCATTGAAACACCAGCATTAAGTCAAAATGGATATGATGCTATGTATGGTACGGGTCTTGGTGCAACGCTTTATGTTACTGAAAACAAAGATGAATTGTACAAAAACCAGCTTGAAATTTTTAAGCGTGGTGTAAATGGGGAAGACAATCGTGCCGTGGATGAATACTTTGTCAATGCTAACGGAGAATCAATTGGTCGTGTAAGAGGAGATAATGTTAACTTCTTCCCAGAATATTATGTAATCCCAGCTGATATTGCAGGGCAAAAAAATACTTTGGAAGCAACGAAAATGGTAGAGTATTTACTTCGTAACGGTGTAAAGGTCGAACAAACGACAACAAATACAGAAGTAAATGGTGTCACTTATCCAAAAGGAACATATGTCGTTCCAATGGACCAAGCAAAACGTGGATTGGCCAATGCGATGCTTTACAAAGGTGACGATGTATCGGAATGGGGAGCCATGTACGATCCAATCGTTGTAAACTTCCCGGCTTTAAGAGGGTTTGATATTAATGAAGTTCGTGTATCAAATGCTTTTGAAAACAAAACGACAGACGTAGAAAATATTACATTACCAACAGGTGAGGTGGTTGGTAAAACACCAAAGCAAGTATTATCAAACACGAATAATGACACAGTGAAACTAGTAAATGAACTATTAAGAGACGGTAAAGTCGTTGAAAAAGCAGTGGAAACGAAGGGCAAAGTGAATAAAGGCGATTATATTGTGAGTACAAAAGATTTAGCTGGTTATGCTGATTTTTACTATGAAGCTTCACCAGTTGGAACGACGCAAAATGTAAAAACAGAAAAATTAGCTCTTCCTAAAGTGGCTGTAACGGGGTCATCTCAATTAATCTTCTCGTTGAAGGAATTAGGTTTCGAACTAGTGAGCCAATCGGAAGCAGATGTAATTGTAAGTGATAGTGGTACCTTTAATGCTAGCAGTCTTGCAGGGAAATCGTATGTCGGTATGGGTGTTTATGCGCTTAATGCTGTGAAAAATAGCGGTTTGCTACCAGGTTATGAGTGGGATTACACAAGTGCTGGACACGAAGGGCTGTTAAAAGCAAAAGTAAATGATCATCTACTAACTTCTGGCTATCAGGCAGATGAGCTTCTGTATACAACCAATGGGGCATGGATTACATCCGTTCCTAAGGAGGCAGAGGTACTTACAACCGTAAGTAGCAGTGATGACTTCTACGTTGCTGGCTGGTGGCCAGGACACGAAGACGCAAAGGGTCAAACACTAGCCTTTACTCAAAATCTTGAAGACACGAACATTACTTTGTTTGCTAATGACTTAGCATTTAGAGCGCATACGCAGTATAGCTATCGTCTATTAGCTAACAGCATCTTTGCTTCGGTTGGATCCGAAATAGCGAAGAAGGGCAAAGGCTCTGTGAAGGATAAATTCATTAAGAAGAACAACCAAGTGGAACCATCCTTCTTTGAAAAAGGAAGAGATAGAGAGTAG